From the genome of Ptychodera flava strain L36383 chromosome 22, AS_Pfla_20210202, whole genome shotgun sequence, one region includes:
- the LOC139123302 gene encoding uncharacterized protein produces the protein MTIAEYNENMSTQHFRMNQPRFCDKPIKSDVRRKDGDRVEPITHNQLLVQREERRTTKQTGNNGLKVIGGRELGDKKKQTQPEPLVVRAKHRQPTKEVLVTKRETKATETKQSNLRPCVMKGPSDGWSKFKLEGQGPSPGQKFNDPCGLTFHNDKLLVCDKGNNVVQILNKEYTCEKVLGSFSRLLVKPFQPVSVAVSQDNNYNILDDNNCKLLLQSK, from the exons ATGACAATTGCAGAATACAATGAGAATATGTCAACACAGCACTTCAGAATGAATCAGCCAAGATTCTGTG ATAAACCAATAAAATCTGACGTACGGAGGAAAGATGGAGATAGGGTGGAGCCAATCACTCACAATCAACTTCTGGTGCAAAGGGAAGAGAGACGTACGACTAAACAAACTGGTAACAATGGACTTAAAGTGATTGGAGGACGAGAACTTGGTGATAAAAAGAAACAGACACAGCCTGAACCCCTTGTAGTACGAGCCAAACATCGTCAGCCAACAAAAGAAGTCCTGGTTACAAAGAGAGAAACAAAGGCTACTGAAACCAAGCAGTCAAATCTCAGGCCGTGTGTGATGAAAGGTCCCTCAG ATGGCTGGTCAAAATTCAAACTCGAGGGTCAAGGCCCTAGTCCGGGACAGAAGTTCAACGATCCATGTGGTTTAACATTTCATAATGACAAACTTCTGGTGTGTGACAAAGGCAACAACGTTGTTCAGATACTGAACAAAGAATACACATGTGAAAAGGTCCTGGGAAGTTTCAGCCGTCTGTTGGTCAAACCATTCCAGCCAGTGTCTGTAGCAGTCTCTCAAGACAACAACTACAACATCCTTGATGACAATAATTGCAAATTATTGTTGCaatcaaaataa